The Bacillus sp. FJAT-45350 DNA window TACTCTGAATTTGGAGGCCGCTGAAAAAGTGTGATTTTCACTTTTTCAGCGGCCTCTAAGTAATGTACGAAGCCGTTGCCTCTTCAAAAAAAAGCGCGCTATGAGTGGTTTTCTCATAGCAAGCGCGCAACGTGCGGACCATTACCACTTCTCGAATCGTCTAGATTGGACTTTTTCAATTCCCTCGAAATTTGGTGTATTGTCACTTATTATCCGCTTATTATGTAGTACAATAATGGAAGTATGAATTGAAGTACATTATAATAAAATGGTAGACAAGTACGTTATGTCTGTTAGGAGGCTTATATATATGTCGAAACAAAAATGTACAAAATGTGAACATGATTTATCTTGGAAGGCAATACAAGGTTCATTTTTAAGAGGATATCGTCCTATCTCTTGTCCAGAGTGCGGTACAGAGCATAAAGTTAAGGAACATTCAAAGCTAATTGTTGCGGTACTTGTAGCCTTTCCTCCTGTGTTCTTTATCTTAGTTCTTGCTTCAGCATTTGGCTTAACAGCCTATCAATCATTACTTGGCGTGTTTGTGTATCTAATGCTTATTGTTGCACTTATTCCAATGATCGTAAGGTATGAATTAGCAGAAAATCCTAGATGATTTATTATAAAGCTACTGAAAAGTTATACAAACTTAATCAGTAGCTTTTTTGGAATTTAGACTAGTAACAATATTAAAAAATCGACTGTAGTAATCAATTCATTTTTGAAAAGCATTTTTTCTCAACAAAGCGGAGGAAGCAATCATAAGATTTTTAAGTTTTAATTGTTGACTGTTAACAGTTGACAAGTAAACTAAATCTATGTTAAATTCTGAATATACAAAATATTTGTTTTGTTTGGAAGTTTTAGTGAAGAGAGCAAAGAGAGGTTACACATCTTTGCTTGGCAGGTTCTAGATGTAATCATATAATTTAGAAGAATTTTACGTGGAGGTGCATTTAAACAAATGAAAGCTGAATTGGTATTACCTAAACCACCAATATTTGATACTGTTGCTAAAGAACGACAACACCGAAAAGAACGGTTAGCCGCGTCCTTTCGATTATTTTCTAGATTTGGCTTCGATAATGGTTTAGCAGGCCATATTACAGTACGCGATCCTGAATTTACAGATTGCTTTTGGGTAAATAAATTTGGAATGCATTTTAGCCAAATCAAAGCATCCGATTTATTATTAGTCAATCATAAGGGAGAAATTCTAGAAGGTAACGGCGTTGTTAACGGAGCTGCACTTGCGATTCATACTGAAGTCCATCTTGC harbors:
- a CDS encoding TIGR04104 family putative zinc finger protein, with amino-acid sequence MSKQKCTKCEHDLSWKAIQGSFLRGYRPISCPECGTEHKVKEHSKLIVAVLVAFPPVFFILVLASAFGLTAYQSLLGVFVYLMLIVALIPMIVRYELAENPR